A genomic window from Quercus lobata isolate SW786 chromosome 10, ValleyOak3.0 Primary Assembly, whole genome shotgun sequence includes:
- the LOC115964190 gene encoding peroxisomal membrane protein 13: protein MASNQQPSGNGPPPKPWERAGASSSGPAPFKPPSAGSTSDVVEASGTAKPGEIVSTSANDAAINRNTLGRPVPTRPWEQGYGNSTYGGYGSTMNYNSGYGSGMYGSSYGGAGGLYGGGGMYGNSMYRGGGYGGGGLYGSSGMYGGGMYNSGLGGPMGGYGMGMNGPYGGQDPNDPYGAPPSPPGFWISALRVTQGVVNFFGRIAILIDQNTQAFHLFMTALLQLFDRSGMLYGELARFVLRILGIRTKPKKVHPPGPNGYPHPGPHNYNGNQNYIDGPKAAPSGSWDNVWGNDGSQ from the exons atgGCCTCCAATCAACAACCCTCCG GTAATGGTCCTCCACCAAAGCCTTGGGAGCGAGCAGGTGCCTCATCATCTGGCCCTGCACCTTTTAAACCCCCGTCAGCTGGCAGCACGAGTGATGTAGTTGAGGCTTCAGGAACTGCAAAACCTGGAGAAATTGTTTCTACATCTGCTAACGATGCTGCTATTAATAGGAATACCCTTGGAAGGCCTGTTCCTACAAGGCCTTGGGAACAGGGATATGGGAATAGTACCTATGGAG GTTATGGCTCTACTATGAACTACAACTCTGGCTATGGTTCTGGAATGTATGGTTCATCATATGGTGGTGCAGGGGGATTGTATGGTGGAGGGGGGATGTATGGAAACAGCATGTATAGGGGAGGAGGgtatggtggtggtggtcttTATGGATCATCTGGGATGTATGGAGGTGGAATGTATAATAGTGGTCTTGGAGGCCCCATGGGTGGCTATGGTATGGGTATGAATGGTCCTTATGGAGGTCAAGATCCAAATGATCCTTATGGTGCTCCTCCATCTCCTCCAGGGTTTTGGATTTCAGCTCTTCGGGTG ACACAGGGTGTGGTAAACTTTTTTGGTAGGATAGCAATTCTTATAGACCAGAACACACAGGCTTTCCATTTGTTCATGACTGCACTTCTTCAG CTTTTTGATCGCTCGGGTATGTTATATGGGGAGCTAGCAAGATTTGTGCTGAGGATACTGGGGATCAGAACGAAGCCGAAGAAGGTTCATCCACCAGGCCCCAATGGATATCCACATCCTGGACCTCACAATTATAATGGAAACCAGAACTACATTGACGGACCAAAGGCCGCCCCAAGTGGTTCATGGGACAATGTTTGGGGAAATGATGGTAGCCAGTGA